One stretch of Thermus filiformis DNA includes these proteins:
- a CDS encoding PIG-L deacetylase family protein — translation MFEWKRVLILAPHTDDAELGCGGTMARLLEEGVDLFVAVFSTADQSLPKGAPPGTLKEEFLMATKALGIPRENLEIFDFEVRKLNYHRQEILENIIGLKRKINPDAVFLPASTDLHQDHQVIHAEGLRAFKQTTVLGYELPWNHLSFGADLLVELEDPHLEKKWEALQSYQTQFILERPYFRRELIEGLARIRGVQAGVKYAEAYEVLRVVSRLPGKIE, via the coding sequence ATGTTTGAGTGGAAGCGTGTTTTGATACTAGCCCCCCATACCGATGACGCCGAACTCGGTTGCGGTGGCACCATGGCTAGGCTCCTAGAGGAAGGGGTGGATCTCTTTGTTGCGGTCTTCTCTACTGCCGACCAGTCTCTTCCGAAAGGAGCGCCACCTGGGACGTTGAAAGAGGAATTTCTCATGGCCACGAAAGCCCTGGGCATTCCGCGAGAAAATCTAGAAATTTTTGACTTTGAGGTGAGAAAACTCAACTATCATAGGCAGGAAATTTTGGAAAACATCATTGGACTTAAGAGAAAAATCAATCCGGATGCTGTCTTTTTGCCCGCAAGTACCGATCTCCATCAGGATCACCAGGTTATCCACGCCGAGGGTCTTCGTGCCTTCAAACAAACGACTGTGCTTGGATATGAATTGCCCTGGAATCACCTCTCTTTTGGGGCAGATCTTCTTGTGGAGCTGGAAGACCCCCATCTGGAAAAGAAGTGGGAGGCCCTCCAGAGTTATCAAACCCAATTCATCCTCGAACGTCCTTATTTTCGTAGGGAGCTCATAGAGGGTTTGGCCCGGATAAGAGGAGTTCAAGCTGGGGTGAAATACGCTGAGGCCTACGAAGTTCTAAGAGTGGTCTCACGTCTTCCCGGTAAAATTGAGTAA